In Gemmatimonadales bacterium, the following proteins share a genomic window:
- a CDS encoding ATP-grasp domain-containing protein, producing the protein MGARARLLLLLPSTTYRTAAFVEAARRLDVDLTVASDQDSVFSGREPEGLATFDFAHRERAVGQAAAFAAEHPVAAVVGVDDDTAVVAAAIAAALGLPHNPLAATLAARNKLDQRVALAAAGVPVPEFRAHALAEDPRAAAHSAHYPCVLKPLCLSASRGVIRADSPDGFLAAHGVLSGILGLPDVAARGEESRRYLVESFVPGPEFALEGLLEGGRLRVLALFDKPDPLDGPYFEETIYLTPSRLDVAARGSLAACAERAAAALGLVSGPVHVELRLNDAGPWLIELGARPIGGRCSQVLRFGEGADALSLEELLLRQALGLPVPTFEREASAAGVMMIPVPGAGVLRAVGGVEGARRVAGVEDVSITAHVGQRLVPLPWGTQYPGFIFARGSSAAVVEAALRRAHACLRFELAMHGD; encoded by the coding sequence GTGGGCGCCCGGGCGCGCCTCCTCCTCCTTCTCCCCAGCACGACCTACCGGACCGCCGCCTTCGTCGAGGCCGCGCGCCGGCTCGACGTGGATCTCACCGTGGCTTCCGATCAGGACAGCGTGTTCAGCGGCCGGGAGCCCGAGGGCCTGGCGACCTTCGACTTCGCGCACCGCGAGCGCGCGGTGGGCCAGGCGGCGGCGTTCGCGGCCGAGCACCCCGTGGCGGCGGTGGTGGGCGTGGACGACGACACGGCCGTCGTCGCCGCCGCGATCGCGGCGGCGCTCGGCCTGCCGCACAATCCGCTCGCGGCGACGCTGGCCGCGCGGAACAAGCTCGACCAGCGCGTGGCCCTCGCCGCCGCCGGCGTCCCGGTGCCGGAGTTCCGGGCCCACGCGCTCGCCGAGGATCCGCGGGCGGCGGCTCACTCGGCGCATTATCCCTGCGTGCTGAAGCCGCTGTGCCTGTCGGCGAGCCGGGGCGTGATCCGCGCCGATTCGCCGGACGGCTTCCTCGCTGCCCACGGCGTGCTGAGCGGCATTCTCGGCTTGCCCGACGTCGCCGCGCGGGGCGAGGAGTCGCGGCGCTACCTGGTGGAGTCGTTCGTGCCGGGCCCGGAGTTCGCGCTCGAGGGGCTGCTCGAGGGCGGCCGGCTGCGGGTGCTGGCGCTGTTCGACAAGCCGGATCCGCTCGACGGCCCGTACTTCGAGGAGACGATCTACCTGACGCCGAGCCGTCTGGACGTGGCGGCCCGCGGCTCCCTCGCGGCGTGCGCGGAGCGGGCGGCCGCGGCCCTGGGCCTCGTGTCGGGCCCGGTGCACGTCGAGCTGCGGCTCAACGACGCGGGGCCGTGGCTGATCGAGCTGGGGGCGCGGCCCATCGGCGGGCGTTGCAGCCAGGTGCTGCGCTTCGGCGAGGGCGCGGACGCGCTGTCGCTGGAGGAGCTGCTGCTGAGGCAGGCGCTCGGCCTGCCGGTGCCCACGTTCGAGCGGGAGGCGTCGGCCGCCGGGGTGATGATGATCCCGGTGCCGGGAGCGGGCGTGCTGCGGGCCGTGGGCGGCGTGGAGGGGGCGCGCCGCGTGGCCGGCGTGGAGGACGTGTCGATCACCGCGCACGTCGGACAGCGGCTGGTCCCGCTGCCGTGGGGGACGCAGTACCCGGGCTTCATCTTCGCACGCGGCTCATCGGCGGCGGTCGTGGAGGCGGCGCTGCGGCGGGCGCACGCGTGCCTCCGCTTCGAGCTGGCGATGCACGGAGACTGA
- a CDS encoding transglycosylase SLT domain-containing protein, which produces MTADSVVGHAPATVAAAAPADASHVAAPTAPAVGPGPTAAASPAAAAAEAPATWDIDVSRYTNNERVQYYLDYFRGRAHDHFEIYLARLGRWESLVRDKLRAARMPQDMVYLAVIESGMNPLAVSRRRAVGLWQFMAGTGRRYGLVVDPWVDERRDPWRATDAAIRMLSELNDRFGSLYLAAAAYDAGPGKIERGLNRYDFGEKQGNDLFFALADERFLRRETKDYVPKLIAAAMIAKEPEQWGFDHIERWDPLRYDSIEVRDAVGLDVVAKLADTTTDEILELNPQFVRRVTPPDRTVWVRVPPGRADSAAVRLAVLPPEHRVTFVEHAVARGETLGQIAARYHVTVDLILSANRGVKARSLRPGRMLVIPTSGVAPSRWSYAARGTRRSGRQGLHRAPAVMLSSVARGGGKAPGAGSPGAAAAPSTATRTVHIVRPGENAYTIARAFGVPLDALLRENGLTKRSLIKPGQAIRIPS; this is translated from the coding sequence ATGACGGCGGACTCGGTCGTCGGCCACGCGCCGGCCACTGTCGCCGCCGCGGCACCGGCGGACGCCTCGCACGTGGCGGCGCCGACGGCGCCGGCGGTGGGACCCGGGCCGACCGCGGCCGCGAGCCCCGCGGCGGCCGCCGCCGAGGCCCCCGCCACCTGGGACATCGACGTCAGCCGGTACACCAACAACGAGCGAGTGCAGTACTACCTCGACTACTTCCGCGGGCGCGCGCACGACCACTTCGAGATCTACCTGGCGCGGCTCGGCCGCTGGGAATCCCTGGTGCGCGACAAGCTGCGGGCGGCGCGGATGCCGCAGGACATGGTCTACCTCGCGGTGATCGAGAGCGGGATGAACCCGCTGGCCGTGAGCCGGCGCCGCGCGGTGGGACTGTGGCAGTTCATGGCGGGCACCGGCCGCCGCTACGGGCTGGTGGTGGACCCGTGGGTGGACGAGCGGCGCGACCCGTGGCGCGCGACGGACGCGGCGATCCGGATGCTCTCGGAGCTGAACGACCGGTTCGGGTCGCTGTACCTGGCCGCCGCGGCCTACGACGCGGGACCGGGGAAGATCGAGCGCGGGCTGAACCGCTACGACTTCGGGGAGAAGCAGGGCAACGACCTGTTCTTCGCGCTGGCGGACGAGCGGTTCCTGCGGCGGGAGACCAAGGACTACGTGCCGAAGCTGATCGCGGCGGCGATGATCGCCAAGGAGCCGGAGCAGTGGGGCTTCGACCACATCGAGCGCTGGGACCCGCTGCGGTACGACTCGATCGAGGTGCGCGACGCGGTCGGCCTGGACGTGGTGGCGAAGCTGGCGGACACGACGACCGACGAGATCCTGGAGCTGAACCCGCAGTTCGTGCGCCGCGTGACGCCGCCCGACCGGACGGTGTGGGTCCGGGTGCCGCCGGGGCGGGCCGACTCCGCGGCGGTGCGCCTGGCGGTGCTGCCGCCCGAGCACCGGGTCACCTTCGTCGAGCACGCCGTCGCCCGGGGCGAGACGCTGGGCCAGATCGCGGCGCGCTACCACGTCACGGTGGACCTGATCCTCAGCGCCAACCGCGGCGTGAAGGCACGGAGCCTGAGGCCCGGGCGGATGCTGGTGATCCCGACCTCGGGCGTCGCGCCGTCGCGGTGGAGTTACGCGGCCCGCGGAACCCGGCGTTCCGGACGGCAGGGCCTGCATCGCGCACCGGCAGTGATGCTTTCGAGCGTGGCGCGCGGCGGCGGGAAGGCGCCCGGCGCGGGCTCGCCGGGCGCCGCCGCGGCCCCGAGCACCGCGACGCGCACCGTCCACATCGTCCGCCCCGGCGAGAACGCGTATACCATCGCGCGGGCGTTCGGGGTGCCGCTGGACGCGCTGCTCAGGGAAAACGGCCTGACGAAGCGCAGCCTCATCAAGCCGGGCCAGGCGATCCGCATCCCCAGCTGA
- a CDS encoding NifU family protein — protein sequence MDSEIRITAEPIDATRCRFVVSKPVYEGVRRFVTAQEAEGSPLAVALFAVPGVREVVVSGGTVTVTKEGPAPWQVTGKQVGAAIRDALAGAVRPVAAAPGSAASGDDEALYSRVADLFEAEINPAVARHGGFVELIDVQDAVVMLRMGGGCQGCGMADVTLRQGIETALRQRVPEVAGIVDITDHSAGTNPYVTAAKK from the coding sequence GTGGACAGTGAGATAAGGATCACAGCCGAGCCCATCGACGCAACCCGCTGCCGGTTCGTCGTCAGCAAGCCGGTGTACGAGGGCGTCCGCCGCTTCGTCACGGCCCAGGAGGCGGAGGGGTCACCGCTGGCGGTGGCGTTGTTCGCCGTCCCCGGCGTCCGGGAAGTCGTGGTGTCGGGCGGGACGGTCACCGTGACGAAGGAAGGGCCCGCGCCCTGGCAGGTGACCGGCAAGCAGGTCGGCGCGGCGATCAGGGACGCGCTGGCTGGCGCCGTGCGGCCGGTCGCGGCTGCGCCGGGATCCGCGGCGTCCGGCGACGACGAGGCGCTGTACTCGCGGGTCGCCGACCTGTTCGAGGCCGAGATCAATCCCGCGGTCGCGCGGCACGGCGGCTTCGTCGAGCTGATCGACGTGCAGGATGCGGTCGTGATGCTGCGAATGGGCGGCGGCTGCCAGGGCTGCGGCATGGCCGACGTGACCTTGCGGCAGGGCATCGAGACGGCGCTGCGCCAGCGCGTGCCGGAGGTCGCAGGCATCGTGGACATCACCGATCACTCGGCGGGCACCAACCCCTACGTGACCGCAGCGAAGAAATAG
- the moaC gene encoding cyclic pyranopterin monophosphate synthase MoaC encodes MSRRLSHVDAKGRARMVNVEAKAVTARRAVAEGRITMSRAAFDLVRANRAAKGDVLAVAELAGVAGAKRTPELIPLAHPLALDHVAVSARLDPALPGVRIVAETRVEAKTGVEMEALTACAVALLAVYDMVKAADRGMEIGEIRLSEKSGGRSGPWKRKG; translated from the coding sequence GTGAGCCGCCGCCTCTCGCACGTGGACGCGAAGGGCCGCGCGCGGATGGTGAACGTGGAGGCCAAGGCGGTGACGGCCCGCCGGGCCGTGGCCGAAGGCCGGATCACCATGAGCCGCGCCGCGTTCGACCTCGTGCGGGCCAACCGGGCCGCCAAGGGCGACGTCCTCGCCGTGGCCGAGCTGGCGGGGGTGGCGGGCGCCAAGCGCACGCCCGAGCTGATCCCGCTCGCGCACCCCCTCGCGCTCGACCACGTGGCGGTGAGCGCGCGGCTCGACCCCGCCCTGCCCGGCGTTCGCATCGTCGCCGAGACGCGGGTGGAGGCCAAGACCGGCGTCGAGATGGAAGCGCTCACGGCGTGCGCCGTGGCGCTGCTCGCCGTCTACGACATGGTCAAGGCCGCCGATCGCGGCATGGAGATCGGGGAGATCCGGCTGAGTGAGAAGTCGGGGGGCCGCTCGGGCCCCTGGAAGCGGAAGGGCTAG
- a CDS encoding ornithine cyclodeaminase family protein, which produces MPLLLTEPDLARALEMGALIPAMKDALIRFSRGDVVQPVRPTLRVEPAGGYYATMPAHLRDARGGALGMKSVTFFPGNAAGPHPTHLATILLLDPATGALLAVMDGRLVTEMRTAAVTAVSVELLARRGVRRLAILGSGVQARSHLRAVAQVLSLGSVRVWSRTAVHAERFVRDMAGTVACPLAVAATVQGAMREADVVVAVTSAREPIVDAAWLEPGMHLCAVGSSARDMRELDGAAVARCRVFVDSRASAEAEAGDLILARAEGHIGPDHVVAELGAVAAGSPGRRGDDDITLFKSLGLAVEDVVTARLAYERALELGLGATIGL; this is translated from the coding sequence ATGCCGCTGCTGCTGACCGAGCCGGACCTGGCCCGCGCGCTCGAGATGGGCGCCCTGATCCCCGCGATGAAGGACGCGCTGATCCGGTTCTCGCGCGGCGACGTCGTGCAGCCGGTGCGCCCGACCCTGCGGGTCGAGCCCGCGGGCGGGTACTATGCGACGATGCCGGCGCACCTGCGCGACGCGCGGGGCGGGGCGCTGGGCATGAAGTCGGTCACCTTCTTCCCCGGCAACGCGGCCGGCCCGCACCCGACGCACCTGGCGACCATCCTGCTCCTGGACCCCGCGACCGGCGCGCTGCTCGCGGTGATGGACGGCCGCCTGGTGACGGAGATGCGCACGGCCGCGGTGACGGCGGTGTCGGTCGAGCTGCTCGCGCGCCGGGGCGTCCGGCGCCTCGCGATCCTCGGGTCCGGGGTGCAGGCCCGGAGCCATCTCCGCGCCGTGGCGCAGGTGCTGTCGCTGGGGTCGGTGCGGGTCTGGTCGCGGACCGCGGTGCACGCCGAGCGGTTCGTGCGGGACATGGCGGGAACCGTCGCGTGCCCGCTCGCGGTCGCGGCGACGGTCCAGGGCGCGATGCGTGAGGCCGACGTGGTGGTGGCCGTCACGTCGGCGCGCGAGCCGATCGTGGACGCCGCGTGGCTGGAGCCGGGGATGCACCTGTGCGCGGTGGGGTCGTCCGCCCGCGACATGCGCGAGCTGGACGGCGCCGCGGTGGCCCGCTGCCGGGTGTTCGTGGACTCGCGCGCGTCGGCGGAGGCGGAGGCCGGAGACCTGATCCTGGCCAGGGCCGAGGGGCACATCGGGCCCGATCACGTCGTCGCCGAGCTGGGCGCGGTCGCGGCCGGGTCACCGGGACGGCGGGGCGACGACGACATCACGCTCTTCAAGTCGCTCGGTTTGGCCGTCGAGGACGTCGTGACGGCACGGCTCGCCTACGAGCGCGCGCTCGAGCTGGGCCTGGGGGCCACGATCGGGCTCTAG
- the ilvE gene encoding branched-chain-amino-acid transaminase, which yields MPQIWIDGKFYDGDQAKISVFDHGVLYGDGVFEGIRAYNGRIFRLKQHLDRLYASARAIWLDIPMAQDAMAELCEECIRVNRLSDAYIRLVVTRGFGDLGLDPRKCKKPTIFCIADKIALFPGEVYQRGLTMMTAPTPVNHREGLSPRIKSLNYLAHILAKIEAVNAGVDEALMLESTGEVAEGVGENVFCVSNHTLRTPPAYSGILRGVTRDAVIELGREAGLDVREESLNRYDLYTADEVFLTGTAAEVVGVVKLDGRKIGCGSVGEVTQDLARRFRELVSREQ from the coding sequence GTGCCGCAGATCTGGATTGACGGCAAGTTCTACGACGGCGATCAGGCCAAGATCTCGGTGTTCGATCACGGCGTGCTCTACGGCGACGGCGTGTTCGAGGGCATCCGGGCCTACAACGGCCGCATCTTCCGGCTCAAGCAGCACCTCGACCGTCTGTACGCATCGGCGCGGGCCATCTGGCTCGACATCCCGATGGCGCAGGACGCGATGGCCGAGCTGTGCGAAGAGTGCATCCGGGTGAACCGGCTGTCGGACGCGTACATCCGCCTGGTGGTGACGCGCGGCTTCGGCGATCTCGGGCTCGACCCCCGCAAGTGCAAGAAGCCGACGATCTTCTGCATCGCGGACAAGATCGCGCTGTTCCCGGGCGAGGTGTACCAGCGCGGGCTCACGATGATGACGGCGCCGACGCCGGTGAACCACCGCGAGGGGCTCAGTCCGCGGATCAAGTCGCTCAACTATCTCGCCCACATCCTCGCGAAGATCGAGGCGGTCAACGCGGGCGTGGACGAGGCGTTGATGCTCGAGTCCACCGGTGAGGTGGCCGAGGGCGTCGGCGAGAACGTGTTCTGCGTCTCGAACCACACGCTGCGCACCCCTCCGGCGTACTCCGGCATCCTCCGCGGCGTGACCCGCGACGCCGTCATCGAGCTGGGTCGCGAGGCCGGCCTGGACGTGCGGGAGGAGTCCCTGAACCGCTACGACCTCTACACCGCCGACGAGGTGTTCCTGACCGGCACGGCGGCCGAGGTGGTCGGGGTCGTCAAGCTCGATGGGCGCAAGATCGGCTGCGGCAGCGTGGGCGAGGTCACCCAGGACCTGGCGAGGCGGTTCCGGGAGCTGGTGTCGCGGGAGCAGTGA